A DNA window from Pirellulales bacterium contains the following coding sequences:
- a CDS encoding MotA/TolQ/ExbB proton channel family protein yields MSISHIIEANGPFFTIIFTVVSLASMTVVFWRWWLNYHAKTDLADFLGRLEPVLEKEGVEGAIRLCDEEPGILPKLFTTALQTGPEGKVATRSALANLIELEILPDLNFLLPLILVLAKLSPMLGLLGTVWGMILAFEKIAGATKVNPSDLSNDIGMALFTTAEGLLIAIPLIFAYTMFREQVNRFELDLQRGAQAAMNLVAKMGKKSVVSGP; encoded by the coding sequence ATGAGCATCTCGCACATCATTGAAGCGAACGGGCCGTTCTTCACGATCATCTTCACCGTCGTGAGCCTGGCCAGCATGACGGTCGTCTTCTGGCGCTGGTGGTTGAACTATCACGCCAAGACCGACCTGGCCGATTTTCTCGGCCGCCTCGAGCCGGTGCTGGAAAAGGAAGGCGTCGAGGGGGCGATTCGTCTCTGCGATGAAGAGCCGGGCATCCTGCCCAAGCTCTTCACCACCGCGCTGCAAACCGGGCCGGAGGGCAAGGTCGCCACGCGCAGCGCGTTGGCGAACCTGATCGAGCTGGAGATTCTGCCCGACTTGAACTTCCTGCTGCCGCTGATCCTGGTGCTGGCCAAGCTGTCGCCCATGCTGGGGCTGTTGGGAACGGTGTGGGGCATGATCCTGGCGTTCGAGAAGATTGCCGGCGCCACGAAGGTCAACCCCAGCGACCTGTCGAACGACATCGGCATGGCCCTGTTCACCACGGCGGAGGGCCTGCTGATCGCCATTCCGCTGATCTTTGCCTACACCATGTTTCGCGAGCAGGTCAACCGTTTCGAGCTTGACTTGCAGCGCGGCGCTCAGGCGGCGATGAATCTGGTGGCCAAGATGGGAAAAAAGTCCGTAGTCAGTGGTCCGTAG
- a CDS encoding biopolymer transporter ExbD, whose translation MADILDLKVVALGRVYRRVGLSKLVSWAMEGRIATADLVCATGSDRWRSVLDVPELAASLPQGVARAGAAAEEEDAEFDVDQASQWVAQRPRRRPEEAEMDMTPMIDVTFQLLIFFMLTNHLANPAPTLLPEAVHGRGVDAEGRQAIVIDEHGDYYLGDTIKPEAKATSLDALVDEVRLNARAAGQPLDVIVSAHRSVKYVRLRELVERLGTVSNLGKILIGVEEKQ comes from the coding sequence ATGGCAGACATACTGGATCTGAAAGTCGTCGCCCTGGGCCGCGTTTACCGCCGCGTTGGGCTGAGCAAGCTGGTGAGCTGGGCGATGGAAGGACGGATCGCCACGGCCGATCTTGTTTGCGCGACGGGCAGCGACCGGTGGCGGTCGGTGCTCGATGTGCCGGAGTTGGCGGCCAGCTTGCCGCAAGGCGTGGCGCGTGCCGGCGCTGCGGCGGAGGAAGAGGACGCCGAGTTCGACGTCGACCAGGCGAGCCAATGGGTGGCCCAGCGGCCGCGGCGTCGCCCGGAAGAGGCCGAGATGGACATGACGCCGATGATCGACGTCACCTTTCAACTCTTGATTTTTTTCATGCTCACCAATCACCTGGCCAATCCGGCGCCGACGCTCCTGCCCGAAGCCGTTCACGGTCGGGGCGTCGACGCGGAAGGGCGGCAGGCGATCGTCATCGACGAGCACGGCGACTATTATCTGGGCGACACGATCAAGCCCGAAGCGAAGGCCACGTCGCTCGACGCGCTCGTCGACGAAGTGCGGCTCAACGCCCGAGCCGCCGGGCAGCCGCTCGACGTGATCGTCAGCGCGCACCGGAGCGTGAAGTACGTCCGCCTTCGCGAGCTCGTCGAGCGGTTGGGAACGGTTTCGAACTTGGGGAAGATATTGATAGGAGTAGAAGAGAAACAATGA
- a CDS encoding biopolymer transporter ExbD, whose amino-acid sequence MWRVRTEDDSGPGRQVRFERLARGIEDGVWSETDQARGPNDADWRLIGEHPELEEHLPPAPPFKAGERDEAEMDMTPMIDVTFQLLIFFMIAATYVVQKTLELSAAQAEEAPAAVTLSQLAQDNIIVKVARDRSVSVDGVPAAIDGLTDALRQAARRRKRATAELVLDVDDEVDHETVVKAIDAAAGAEIEKVHFVSRGRSTPGPRSPGKSTAPGEEPPLDLPGGLSPTK is encoded by the coding sequence ATGTGGCGCGTTCGCACCGAAGACGATTCCGGCCCGGGCCGCCAGGTCCGCTTCGAGCGGCTGGCGCGGGGCATCGAAGACGGAGTCTGGAGCGAGACCGACCAGGCCCGCGGCCCCAACGACGCCGATTGGCGGCTGATCGGCGAGCACCCCGAGCTGGAAGAACATCTTCCGCCCGCGCCGCCCTTCAAAGCGGGCGAACGTGACGAAGCCGAGATGGACATGACGCCGATGATCGACGTCACGTTCCAGTTGCTGATTTTTTTCATGATCGCGGCCACCTACGTCGTGCAAAAAACGCTGGAGCTGTCGGCGGCCCAGGCCGAAGAGGCGCCGGCCGCGGTCACCCTGTCGCAATTGGCCCAGGACAACATCATCGTCAAGGTGGCCCGCGACCGGTCGGTATCGGTCGACGGCGTCCCGGCCGCGATCGACGGCCTGACCGACGCGCTCCGCCAGGCCGCCCGGCGGCGCAAACGGGCCACCGCCGAGCTGGTGCTCGACGTGGACGATGAGGTCGACCATGAAACCGTGGTCAAAGCGATCGACGCCGCGGCGGGCGCGGAAATTGAGAAGGTTCATTTCGTCTCGCGTGGCCGCTCCACGCCTGGTCCGCGATCGCCGGGCAAATCGACCGCGCCCGGCGAAGAGCCGCCGCTCGACTTGCCCGGCGGCCTGTCACCCACAAAATGA